In a genomic window of Pseudoalteromonas xiamenensis:
- the rlmF gene encoding 23S rRNA (adenine(1618)-N(6))-methyltransferase RlmF, translating into MHTRNIHRQGYDFKQLVSVYPALSNHIVITQRGQQSIDFSNQTAVITLNQALLKLHYGIDFWTVPNPFLCPPIPGRVDYIHHLAEFLEIQPDFHSHDKVKGLDIGTGASAIYPILGLKCYSWQFVGSDINKDALKLAKQWSEFNNLGLKFRHQPNGEMMFDNIIKPGEQFTFTMCNPPFHASAQEAQAGTERKWRNLKGKTQSNLNFGGHAPELWCEGGELTFIKNMISESQQYSEQVNWFTSLVSKSDHLNSLEKHAKDLGVTNWKVVDMEQGSKQSRFVAWNW; encoded by the coding sequence GTGCATACTCGAAATATTCATCGCCAAGGCTACGATTTTAAGCAACTCGTTTCCGTATACCCTGCATTGTCCAATCATATCGTAATTACTCAAAGAGGACAGCAAAGCATTGATTTCTCAAATCAAACAGCAGTTATTACGCTTAACCAAGCCTTACTTAAGTTGCATTATGGGATAGATTTTTGGACTGTGCCAAACCCATTTTTGTGTCCTCCCATCCCAGGACGTGTAGACTACATTCATCATTTAGCCGAATTTCTAGAAATACAACCTGATTTTCATTCTCACGATAAGGTCAAAGGGCTGGATATTGGGACTGGTGCTTCCGCTATTTATCCTATTTTGGGACTAAAATGCTATAGCTGGCAATTTGTCGGTTCTGACATTAATAAAGACGCACTAAAGTTAGCGAAACAATGGTCTGAGTTTAATAACCTTGGCCTGAAATTCCGACATCAACCAAATGGCGAAATGATGTTCGATAATATTATTAAACCTGGTGAGCAGTTTACATTTACTATGTGCAACCCGCCGTTTCACGCTTCAGCACAAGAAGCACAAGCGGGCACAGAACGAAAGTGGCGTAACTTAAAAGGAAAGACTCAATCGAATCTCAATTTTGGTGGTCATGCACCGGAATTGTGGTGCGAAGGGGGTGAACTGACGTTTATTAAAAACATGATCAGTGAAAGCCAGCAATATTCGGAACAGGTAAATTGGTTTACGAGTCTCGTGTCAAAATCCGATCATTTAAACTCTCTTGAAAAACACGCAAAAGATTTGGGCGTCACCAATTGGAAAGTTGTCGATATGGAACAAGGGAGTAAACAAAGTCGATTTGTCGCTTGGAATTGGTAG